A region of the Streptomyces durocortorensis genome:
GTGACGAGCACGACCTTGCCCAAGACCCGGCTCCCCTGCTTCCAGCGGTGACTTCCTGGCCGTCACCGTAGCGGGTGGCCCCCGCCCTGTGACGACCCCATGCCCCGAAACGCACCGCAGCCCTCCCGCCAGAACGGCGGAAGGGCTGCGGATCTCACGAACTTCGTTCGCTTACTTCTTGTTGCGACGCTGAACGCGCGTGCGCTTGAGCAGCTTGCGGTGCTTCTTCTTGGCCATCCGCTTGCGCCGCTTCTTGATAACAGAGCCCACGACTACCCTCGCTCACTTCATCTTCACTGGTGCGGGGCGTCTGGGCCCACACGACCTACGTCGGCCTAGCCTACCCGCCACCGTCCGAGGGACGTAATCCGCAGGCAACCTCAGGCTGATTCCACCCCCACAAAGGACTCGCGGAGATACGCGTGAACCGCTTGCTCCGGCACCCGGAAGGACCTGCCCACCCGGATCGCCGGCAG
Encoded here:
- a CDS encoding 30S ribosomal protein bS22, which codes for MGSVIKKRRKRMAKKKHRKLLKRTRVQRRNKK